Genomic window (Leptotrichia sp. oral taxon 212):
AAACTGTTATAAGGAATTTGATGCAGATAAATTCGATTATATTATTATTGATGAATTTCATCATGCAAGTGCATCAAGCTATGAAAAAATAATACATTATTTTAAGTCAGATTTTCTTCTGGGGCTAACTGCAACTCCTGAAAGAATGGACGGAAAAGATATTCTGGCATTATGTAATTATAATCTTGTAGGGGAAATGGGAATTAAGAAGGCCATGGAAAAAGATCTTGTAGTCCCTTTCCATTATTTTGGAATAAATGATATGACAGTTGACTATGAAAAAATTCCTTATAAAAATGGAAAATATGATGAAGAAATTCTTTCAGAGAATCTTTCAGTTTCAATTAGGACAGATTACATAATAGAAAAAATTAAAAAATTTGGATATGATGGAAAATATTTAAAAGGAATAGCGTTCTGTCAGAATATAAAACATGCATTATATATGAAAAATGAATTTTTAAAAAAAGAATATAAAGCTGAATTATTAACATCTAAAACAAATTTGACCGAACGGTCTAAAATTTTAGAAAACTTTAGAAATGGAAAAATAGAAATAATATGTGTAGTAGATATTTTAAATGAAGGCGTTGATGTTCCTGATATAAATCTTTTACTGTTTTTACGTCCGACATTATCTTCAACAGTTTTTATACAGCAGATTGGAAGAGGACTCAGAAAAGCATCAGGAAAAGATTTTGTAACGATTATTGACTTTATTGGTAATCACAGAAAGGATTATCTTATTACAAAAGTATTTTCTGATGAAATTTATAATAAAGATTTTCTGTATGAAAAAAAGGAAAAGATAATAGAACAGATTAAAAATCAGTTTGCAAATATTCCTGGGGCTTCATATATTGAACTAGACAGAATATGTCAGGAAAGGATTATCGATAAAATAGAGAAAATAAACTTTACTTCAAGAAACGCCTTAAAAGAAATGTACGATGAATTTAAAAATGATATTGGAAAAAGTTCTGAAGAATTTCTGGAGATTTCAGATTTTGATTCCAATATTGAATTATTTATAGAAATGGTATTAAAAACAGGATCCTTTTATAACGCACAGGTTCAGTTTGAAAACAGCAACTTTATAAAATATTATCGGATAAAAAATACTAAAACTGATTTATTGACTTATATGGAAAAGAAAATAAGGTTATGTGAACCATTTACCTACCTGATTATAAAATTCCTCTTAGAATCAAAATATAAAAGCCAAAATTTAGGAAATAAATATATAAATTCTGAAATTTTATTATTCGAATACCAAAAGTATTTTTCTATAAAAAAAGAATTTAAAAATTTTTACCTGCTTGAAAGAATTTTCAATGAATTAGTTGAAGATGAAATTCTTGAAGCAGATTTATATGGATATAAAATTTCTAAAAAATATGAAAATATTTTTTATGAAGAAGATAAAAATTTTGAAAAGCGTTTAAATGATTTAATAAATCTTGGGTTAAATGAATTCAGGAAAAATGATATGGAAGAGTTTAATGATAATGTATTAATTACACATAAGGAATATAAGCGTATTGAGCTGCAGATTCTTCTTGATTCCAAAGTTCCTAAGGGAACATGGCGTGCAGGTTATGCAAATACAGAAAACGATATATGTCTTTTTATAACAAATGACAAATCCCATATTATGCAGGAAAACCTGAAATACGATAATTCACTGCATTCAGATAAAATAATACAATGGATAAGCCAACCGAAGACTTATCATTCATCTAGTGTTGGCCAGATGTTTATCAGACATAGGGAGAAAAAAATGAAAGTTCATATATTTGCAAGAAAGTATGCATTTATGAACGGAAATAAAACAAATCCCTTTATATATCTGGGACAAGCTGATTACTATAAAAGCTTTGGTGACAAGC
Coding sequences:
- a CDS encoding DUF3427 domain-containing protein; translation: MGILNEKSNKNGIVISAENYPETLKFEILEYFSKNISGLINENGYQEALSYVEKNIGRKFEVPLRIDETVSFNGRLNELIINEKAKFMNFFVYLKNELMNCKKFYFIVSFIKYSGIQLLISTLDELEALGIQGEIITSVYLNITDPKALRKLFSYKNIKVKIYNNSNESFHTKAYLFEKEKYHTCIIGSSNISQSALYSAEEWNVKLTDNDFFNIYDKSLCQFQKLWNSNEAIGLTEDFIGKYEEYRERNTPQDTFDYKKIQTEKKKFTPNSMQEEILEKLKKTREARNNRGLVVAATGTGKTYLAAMDVKNFLKNRKNKNFLFIAHREELLENAIKVFSDILHIKKEHFGRIFSGNKETGHNMIFASVQSLRNCYKEFDADKFDYIIIDEFHHASASSYEKIIHYFKSDFLLGLTATPERMDGKDILALCNYNLVGEMGIKKAMEKDLVVPFHYFGINDMTVDYEKIPYKNGKYDEEILSENLSVSIRTDYIIEKIKKFGYDGKYLKGIAFCQNIKHALYMKNEFLKKEYKAELLTSKTNLTERSKILENFRNGKIEIICVVDILNEGVDVPDINLLLFLRPTLSSTVFIQQIGRGLRKASGKDFVTIIDFIGNHRKDYLITKVFSDEIYNKDFLYEKKEKIIEQIKNQFANIPGASYIELDRICQERIIDKIEKINFTSRNALKEMYDEFKNDIGKSSEEFLEISDFDSNIELFIEMVLKTGSFYNAQVQFENSNFIKYYRIKNTKTDLLTYMEKKIRLCEPFTYLIIKFLLESKYKSQNLGNKYINSEILLFEYQKYFSIKKEFKNFYLLERIFNELVEDEILEADLYGYKISKKYENIFYEEDKNFEKRLNDLINLGLNEFRKNDMEEFNDNVLITHKEYKRIELQILLDSKVPKGTWRAGYANTENDICLFITNDKSHIMQENLKYDNSLHSDKIIQWISQPKTYHSSSVGQMFIRHREKKMKVHIFARKYAFMNGNKTNPFIYLGQADYYKSFGDKPMTILWKLHRKLPQELIQELYKL